In Toxoplasma gondii ME49 chromosome X, whole genome shotgun sequence, a single genomic region encodes these proteins:
- the RPL10A gene encoding ribosomal protein RPL10A (encoded by transcript TGME49_215470) gives MSKLSTDGLKKAIGEILEGSREKKRKFVETVELQIGLKDYDTQRDKRFSGSVRLPNVPRPRMRVCVMGDAVHCEQAKELGLEFMDVEAMKKLNKNKKLVKKLARKYDAFLASQVLIPQIPRLLGPGLNKAGKFPTLITHNDKLEDKIQEIKSSIKFQLKKVLCMGVAVGNVEMTEEQLRVNLTLAINFLVSLLKKNWNNVKTLHIKSTMGKPQQIYG, from the exons ATGAG CAAGCTCAGCACAGACGGCCTCAAGAAGGCCATCGGAGAGATCCTCGAGGGCTcccgggagaagaagagaaagttCGTGGAAACTGTGGAGCTTCAGATCG GTCTGAAGGATTACGACACCCAAAGAGACAAGCGTTTCAGCGGAAGCGTGAGGCTTCCCAACGTCCCTCGCCCCCGCATGCGCGTGTGCGTGATGGGAGACGCTGTGCACTGCGAGCAAGCGAAGGAATTGGGTCTTGAGTTCATGGACGTGGAGGCGATGAAGAAGTTGAACAAGAACAAGAAGCTCGTGAAGAAACTCGCACGCAAGTACGACGCGTTCCTGGCCTCCCAGGTGCTGATTCCTCAGATCCCCCGTCTTCTGGGTCCGGGTCTTAACAAGGCGGGAAAATTCCCGACGCTGATCACTCACAACGACAAGCTCGAGGACAAGATCCAGGAAATCAAAAGCTCGATCAAGTTCCAGCTCAAGAAGGTGCTGTGCATGGGTGTCGCTGTTGGCAACGTCGAGATGACGGAGGAGCAGCTCCGTGTGAACCTGACCCTTGCCATCaacttcctcgtctctctcctgaagaagaactggaacAATGTGAAAACCCTTCACATCAAGAGCACCATGGGCAAGCCTCAACAGATCTACGGTTAA
- a CDS encoding Adenosine/AMP deaminase domain-containing protein (encoded by transcript TGME49_215480), with the protein MTTHVALESSPWKNAAVAPNGVANAARLSAPVYENGRSSTTNVDFLWRADCCCCCGHGVPVDLLLEYAHKIPKVELHVHMEGTLEATLAKEIATKNGVPMGSAGEEAFNDDENGIAFGDLNSFLAAYFHRESVLRHREDIYNVVLRYFEKSAAQNVRHIELLFDFQSPFRQTPPRDALQGMYDACLEAEKRWGVTSRRILCFIRSFPLKKHLECVEMVTPYMSLFDGFGLAASELGHENYKFRKVFDLVKQKGFPCVAHAGEEGPAQNVIDALLHNHAARIDHGTSAVEDPGLLKHLVANQVPLTVCPLSNVCLGVCRNLEEHPLLRCMPKCSLESETPNGVSHEVFQSQRDRLRCEQLDKLKAADKDPKCALGVPDPVPYVAGQPAAEAISLGPKRVTGSRIGVQFESLIDQGLQVTINSDDPAFFGGGMNENFRGIIETCRVKENACTGMAADDSNGGTPLLKESLHWRLDTIKTVVLNSVYAAFLPLEKKQALAQEVESFDAEFRKKHRIAT; encoded by the exons ATGACGACGCACGTAGCTCTGGAGTCGTCCCCTTGGAAGAACGCGGCTGTGGCACCGAACGGGGTCGCGAATGCCGCCAGGTTGTCGGCACCGGTATACGAAAACGGCCGTTCTTCCACAACAAATGTAGACTTTCTTTGGAGGGCAGattgctgctgctgctgcgggCACGGTGTGCCGGTCGACTTGTTGCTCGAGTACGCGCACAAGATCCCGAAAGTTGAGCTGCATGTTCACATGGAGGGCACCCTCGAGGCGACTCTCGCGAAGGAAATTGCCACAAAGAACGGCGTTCCAATGGGCAGTGCAGGCGAGGAGGCATTCAACGACGACGAAAACGGGATTGCATTCGGAGATCTCAACTCGTTCCTCGCTGCGTACTTTCACCGCGAGTCCGTGCTACGCCATCGGGAAGACATCTACAACGTCGTGCTACGCTATTTCGAGAAGTCCGCAGCCCAGAATGTGCGGCACATCGAGCTGCTGTTCGACTTCCAGTCTCCATTCAGGCAAACCCCGCCACGGGACGCTCTTCAA GGTATGTATGACGCTTGTctcgaggcggagaagaggtgGGGTGTAACATCCCGGCGGATCCTTTGTTTTATCCGCAGTTTCCCTCTGAAGAAACACTTGGAATGTGTGGAGATG GTGACGCCGTACATGTCGCTGTTCGACGGTTTCGGTCTCGCCGCGTCTGAACTTGGGCATGAAAACTACAAATTCCGCAAGGTGTTCGATCTCGTAAAGCAGAAGGGATTTCCGTGCGTTGCACACGCAG GAGAGGAGGGTCCGGCCCAGAACGTCATCGACGCCTTGCTGCACAACCACGCAGCTCGAATTGACCACGGCACATCAGCGGTCGAGGACCCCGGTTTGCTCAAGCATCTAGTGGCAAATCAAGTCCCACTAACAGTGTGCCCTCTTTCCAATGTTTGTCTGGGTGTGTGTAGAAATCTGGAGGAGCACCCGCTTCTCCGTTGCATGCCTAAGTGCTCTCTCGAGAGTGAAACGCCGAACGGTGTCTCCCATGAGGTATTTCAGAGTCAGAGAGACCGCCTTCGATGTGAACAACTGGACAAGCTGAAGGCCGCTGACAAGGATCCAAAGTGCGCCCTCGGAGTGCCTGACCCTGTTCCGTATGTCGCTGGCCAGCCTGCCGCTGAAGCGATTTCCCTCGGACCCAAAAGGGTGACAGGGAGCCGAATCGGCGTTCAGTTTGAAAGTCTCATCGACCAAGGCCTTCAGGTAACGATCAACAGCGACGATCCAGCTTTCTTCGGTGGAGGAATGAACGAGAATTTCCGAGGAATCATTGAGACATGCCGGGTGAAGGAGAATGCCTGTACCGGGATGGCGGCAGACGACTCTAACGGGGGAACGCCCCTTCTCAAAGAAAGCCTCCACTGGAGACTGGACACGATCAAAACTGTCGTTCTGAACAGCGTATACGctgctttccttcctcttgagaagaagcaggcacTGGCCCAGGAAGTTGAGTCTTTTGATGCCGAGTTCAGAAAGAAGCATCGCATTGCAACCTGA